The Streptomyces sp. NBC_01275 genome has a segment encoding these proteins:
- the gatB gene encoding Asp-tRNA(Asn)/Glu-tRNA(Gln) amidotransferase subunit GatB, whose product MTTTTDLVSYEDALATYDPVMGLEVHVELGTKTKMFCGCSTELGQDANTQTCPTCLGLPGALPVVNAIGIESAIKIGLALNCEIAEWCRFARKNYFYPDMPKNFQTSQYDEPIAFDGYLDVQLEDGETFRVQIERAHMEEDTGKSTHVGGATGRIHGASHSLLDYNRAGIPLIEIVTKPIEGAGERAPEVAKAYVAELRELIKALGVSEARMEMGQMRCDVNLSLRPHGREKFGTRSETKNVNSLRSVERAARFEIQRHAAVLNAGGTIIQETRHFHEDTGSTTSGRVKEEAEDYRYFPEPDLVPVAPSRAWVEEIRGGLPELPLARRNRLVAEWGISALDMQSILNAGALDPIVATIDAGADAASARKWWMGELARSANESAKALDELAITPEQVARVTELVSSGDLNDKLARQVIEGVLAGEGTPDEVVVKRGLKVVSDDSALGTAVEEAIAGNPGIADKIRGGKVAAAGALVGAVMKATRGQADAARVKELILEKLGVSEG is encoded by the coding sequence GTGACCACCACGACCGACCTGGTGTCGTACGAGGACGCGCTGGCGACCTACGACCCCGTCATGGGCCTCGAGGTCCATGTCGAACTCGGCACCAAGACCAAGATGTTCTGCGGCTGTTCGACCGAACTCGGTCAGGACGCCAACACGCAGACCTGCCCGACCTGCCTCGGCCTGCCCGGCGCGCTCCCGGTCGTCAACGCGATCGGAATCGAGTCGGCGATCAAGATCGGCCTCGCGCTGAACTGCGAGATCGCCGAGTGGTGCCGCTTCGCCCGGAAGAACTACTTCTATCCGGACATGCCGAAGAACTTCCAGACCTCCCAGTACGACGAGCCGATCGCCTTCGACGGCTACCTCGACGTACAGCTGGAGGACGGCGAGACCTTCCGGGTGCAGATCGAGCGCGCCCACATGGAGGAGGACACCGGCAAGTCCACCCACGTGGGCGGCGCGACGGGCCGTATCCACGGCGCCTCGCACTCGCTCCTGGACTACAACCGCGCCGGCATCCCGCTGATCGAGATCGTCACCAAGCCGATCGAGGGCGCGGGCGAGCGCGCTCCCGAGGTCGCCAAGGCGTACGTCGCCGAGCTGCGCGAGCTCATCAAGGCGCTCGGCGTCTCGGAGGCCCGGATGGAGATGGGCCAGATGCGCTGCGACGTGAACCTGTCGCTGCGTCCGCACGGCCGGGAGAAGTTCGGCACGCGGTCCGAGACGAAGAACGTGAACTCGCTGCGGTCCGTGGAGCGCGCGGCCCGCTTCGAGATCCAGCGGCACGCGGCCGTGCTGAACGCGGGCGGCACGATCATCCAGGAGACCCGCCACTTCCACGAGGACACCGGGTCGACGACCTCGGGCCGCGTGAAGGAGGAGGCCGAGGACTACCGGTACTTCCCCGAGCCGGACCTGGTGCCGGTGGCCCCCTCCCGCGCGTGGGTCGAGGAGATCCGCGGCGGTCTGCCGGAGCTTCCGCTGGCCCGCCGCAACCGGCTGGTCGCCGAGTGGGGCATCTCGGCCCTCGACATGCAGTCGATCCTCAACGCCGGCGCGCTGGACCCGATCGTCGCCACGATCGACGCCGGCGCGGACGCCGCGTCCGCCCGCAAGTGGTGGATGGGCGAACTGGCGCGCAGCGCCAACGAGTCGGCCAAGGCGCTGGACGAGCTGGCGATCACGCCGGAGCAGGTCGCCCGGGTCACCGAGCTGGTGAGCTCCGGCGACCTGAACGACAAGCTGGCCCGCCAGGTCATCGAGGGCGTCCTCGCGGGCGAGGGCACCCCGGACGAGGTCGTCGTCAAGCGCGGGCTGAAGGTCGTATCGGACGACTCGGCGCTCGGCACGGCCGTCGAGGAGGCCATCGCCGGCAACCCGGGCATCGCCGACAAGATCCGTGGCGGCAAGGTCGCCGCGGCCGGCGCTCTGGTCGGCGCCGTGATGAAGGCCACCCGCGGGCAGGCCGACGCGGCCCGTGTCAAGGAGCTCATCCTGGAGAAACTGGGCGTCAGCGAGGGCTGA
- a CDS encoding MMPL family transporter — translation MAALARWCVRNRLLAVLLWLLALGGTATAAVVTGSAYSNDYEVPGTESGRAAQLLAEGFPDLGGDSDTVVWHTASGTVRAADVEQTMTRALEKIADLPGIASVSGPYDDQGAARISKDGHTAYATITFEDRAEDIDKAQAQAVVDAARADASDASDASVGSDGLQVELGGAAIGLTESSGGHLAEVVGVVVAAVVLFLAFGSLLASLLPIATALVGVGTAYAGIVLLGHAMTVADFAPMLGMLIGLGVGIDYALFIVTRHRRGLKRGRSVAEAAANAVATTGRAVVFAGATVCIALLGMLILRLGFLNGVAIAASLTVVLTVAASVTLLPALLSFIGPRALSRRERRRLAEHGPGPELPTGFAARWSAFVERHPKLLGALALVVIAVLALPTFSLRLGTSDQGNDPQSTTTRQAYDLLASSFGAGVNGPLTLVTRVDGAEDRLALDNLDAALRTTEGVASVTPVTFDSGGHTAYLTVVPDSAPQSQRTSDLVERLRTEVLPRAEAGTSLDVQVGGVTAGYDDFADVIVGKLPLFVGVVIGLGCLLLLLAFRSVGIPLKAAVMNVAAVAAAFGVVVAIFQWGWGSELLGLGRAGPIEPFLPVIMVSVLFGLSMDYQVFLVSRMYEEWLETGDNRRAVRVGLAETSRVINSAAVIMISVFLAFVLSGDRVIAMFGIALAAAVTLDAFVLRTLLVPALMHLLGAANWWLPRRLDRCLPRISIEPPECRAAHERLTEVVAELEKERQPDVRDIAG, via the coding sequence GTGGCAGCCCTTGCACGATGGTGTGTGCGCAACCGCCTTCTCGCGGTCCTGCTCTGGCTCCTCGCCCTCGGCGGCACGGCCACGGCCGCCGTCGTCACCGGCTCGGCGTACTCCAACGACTACGAGGTCCCCGGCACCGAGTCCGGCCGCGCCGCCCAACTGCTCGCGGAGGGCTTCCCGGACCTCGGCGGCGACAGCGACACCGTCGTCTGGCACACCGCGTCGGGCACCGTCCGCGCCGCCGACGTCGAACAGACCATGACCCGCGCCCTGGAGAAGATCGCCGACCTGCCCGGCATCGCCTCGGTCTCCGGGCCCTACGACGACCAGGGCGCCGCGCGGATCAGCAAGGACGGGCACACGGCGTACGCCACGATCACCTTCGAGGACCGCGCCGAGGACATCGACAAGGCGCAGGCGCAGGCCGTCGTCGACGCCGCCAGGGCCGACGCCTCCGACGCCTCCGACGCCTCCGTCGGATCCGACGGGCTCCAGGTCGAGCTGGGCGGCGCCGCGATCGGGCTCACCGAGTCCTCCGGCGGCCATCTCGCCGAGGTCGTCGGCGTGGTCGTCGCCGCGGTCGTGCTGTTCCTGGCCTTCGGCTCGCTTCTCGCCTCGCTGCTGCCCATCGCCACCGCGCTGGTCGGCGTCGGCACCGCCTACGCCGGGATCGTCCTCCTCGGGCACGCCATGACCGTCGCCGACTTCGCGCCCATGCTCGGCATGCTCATCGGCCTCGGCGTCGGCATCGACTACGCCCTGTTCATCGTGACCAGACACCGCCGCGGGCTGAAACGGGGACGGTCGGTCGCCGAGGCCGCCGCGAACGCCGTCGCCACCACCGGACGCGCGGTCGTCTTCGCGGGCGCGACGGTGTGCATCGCCCTGCTCGGCATGCTGATCCTGCGCCTCGGCTTCCTCAACGGCGTCGCGATCGCCGCCTCGCTGACCGTCGTGCTCACGGTCGCCGCCTCCGTGACCCTGCTGCCCGCCCTGCTGTCCTTCATCGGCCCACGCGCCCTCAGCCGCCGCGAACGGCGCCGGCTCGCCGAGCACGGGCCCGGACCGGAGCTGCCGACCGGGTTCGCCGCCCGCTGGTCGGCGTTCGTGGAGCGCCACCCCAAACTGCTGGGCGCGCTGGCCCTCGTCGTCATCGCCGTCCTCGCCCTGCCCACCTTCTCCCTCCGCCTGGGCACCTCCGACCAGGGCAACGACCCGCAGTCCACGACCACCCGACAGGCCTACGACCTCCTCGCGAGCAGCTTCGGCGCGGGCGTGAACGGCCCGCTGACGCTGGTCACCCGCGTCGACGGCGCCGAGGACCGGCTCGCCCTGGACAACCTCGACGCAGCGCTGCGCACCACCGAGGGCGTGGCGTCGGTGACCCCGGTGACCTTCGACTCCGGCGGACACACCGCGTACCTCACCGTCGTGCCGGACTCCGCCCCGCAGTCACAGCGCACCAGCGACCTCGTCGAACGGCTGCGCACCGAGGTGCTGCCCCGCGCCGAGGCCGGCACCTCCCTGGACGTGCAGGTCGGCGGGGTGACGGCGGGCTACGACGACTTCGCGGACGTCATCGTCGGCAAGCTGCCGCTGTTCGTCGGCGTCGTCATCGGCCTGGGCTGTCTGCTGCTCCTGCTCGCCTTCCGGTCCGTCGGCATACCGCTGAAGGCCGCCGTGATGAACGTCGCCGCCGTCGCCGCCGCCTTCGGAGTCGTCGTGGCGATCTTCCAATGGGGCTGGGGCAGCGAACTGCTGGGCCTGGGCCGCGCCGGGCCGATCGAGCCCTTCCTCCCCGTGATCATGGTGTCCGTCCTCTTCGGGCTCTCCATGGACTACCAGGTCTTCCTCGTCAGCCGGATGTACGAGGAGTGGCTGGAGACCGGCGACAACCGGCGCGCCGTCCGGGTCGGCCTCGCCGAGACCAGCCGGGTGATCAACTCCGCCGCGGTCATCATGATCTCGGTCTTCCTCGCCTTCGTCCTCAGCGGCGACCGGGTGATCGCCATGTTCGGCATCGCGCTGGCCGCCGCCGTCACCCTCGACGCCTTCGTCCTGCGTACGCTGCTGGTGCCCGCGCTGATGCATCTGCTGGGCGCCGCCAACTGGTGGCTGCCGCGCCGGCTGGACCGGTGCCTGCCGCGCATCAGCATCGAGCCTCCCGAGTGCCGCGCCGCCCATGAGAGGCTCACCGAGGTCGTGGCGGAACTGGAGAAGGAGCGACAGCCGGATGTACGCGATATCGCTGGGTGA
- a CDS encoding GNAT family N-acetyltransferase — translation MYAISLGDDGAELRPLEPWHAEEFLAHLDRGRGFIQQYISFGSKETDMASARALLQRYADLRAADTGSLHGLWLDGTLVGGVLFLNFDAERGNCEVGCWLEPAGTGRGLVTRAMRVLIDFAVEQRGMHRIEWIAASGNQPSLNVARRLGMTRDGVQREAHPYGGVRHDLEIWSVLAQEWRDARARAAHNDH, via the coding sequence ATGTACGCGATATCGCTGGGTGACGACGGAGCCGAACTGCGTCCCCTGGAGCCCTGGCACGCGGAGGAGTTCCTCGCGCATCTCGACCGGGGCCGGGGCTTCATCCAGCAGTACATCTCCTTCGGGTCGAAGGAGACGGACATGGCCTCCGCCCGCGCCCTGCTCCAGCGGTACGCCGATCTGCGCGCCGCCGACACCGGCTCCCTGCACGGCCTGTGGCTGGACGGGACGCTCGTGGGCGGTGTGCTCTTCCTCAACTTCGACGCGGAGCGCGGGAACTGCGAGGTCGGCTGCTGGCTGGAGCCCGCCGGCACCGGCCGCGGCCTGGTCACGAGGGCCATGCGCGTGCTCATCGACTTCGCCGTCGAGCAGCGTGGAATGCACCGGATCGAGTGGATAGCCGCCTCGGGGAACCAGCCCAGCCTGAACGTCGCCCGGCGACTGGGGATGACCCGCGACGGTGTGCAGCGCGAGGCGCACCCCTATGGTGGGGTCCGGCACGACCTCGAGATCTGGTCCGTGCTGGCCCAGGAGTGGCGCGACGCACGCGCGCGTGCCGCTCACAACGATCATTAA
- a CDS encoding helix-turn-helix transcriptional regulator — translation MLAPVETRSVSPVFVGRADELDNLNDALTRAAAGEPQAILIGGEAGVGKTRLVEEFAAAACRRGAVVALGGCVEIGADGLPFAAFSTALRALRRALPDELAAAAAGQEEELARLLPELGETLTALTARGPGRPEEEGMARLFELTARLLEHVAADRTVVVALEDLHWADASTRHLLSYLLRTLRTGRLVVLATYRADDIHRRHPLRPLLAELDRLRTVRRLELDRLTRDEVCRQIAGILAAEPAPDQVDDIFERSDGNAFFVEELAVAAHEGCCTGLTDSLRDLLLVRVEALPERAQSVARIVAEGGSTVEYRLLAAVARLTEDDLIEALRAAVNANLLLATPDGDGYRFRHSLVREAVSDDLLPGERSRLNRRYAEALQSDPTLVPADERVMRLASYWYHAHDPAKALPAVLDASVAARSRRAHSEQLRLLERAMELWDTAPEDVRSRLRPVDYTEVYPPCGCDPATTPLHYLDLMAEAAVAGRLCGERERALKITKRALRLLQDESDPLRSAWFWVQRGQLVHALGRGSGREELAAAQDLVRGLPPSEVHADVLAHAANWSMVHAAGPDAYAAAERAVEYARLVGARETELNARQVLGNLMVDAGHIEAGLRELHDVKDRALAERFPAVALDAYVNLPSQLEAVGRSREAVPILEEGLAFAQRDGVPDTKAWVWGNLAESLLSLGRWDEADRACTAGRVGQGMVVRGVHATLCAELALARGDLSEAAGRLAAAQGFFGSHERAPQHHFPLVRLAIGLAAVQGRPLDARADLERVLDHGFPPGAQRYAWPLLLAGAAAEADSGTRSPAELLERIRGAAGQLATIVPVWQAHERWVRAELLRAQGRTDPEDWSEVVAAFERLERPYDLARVRRRLAEALLSADGGDDRDRAAELLRLAHAVADHLGARPLADEVALLARRARLSLAPAPVAPLESLGLTSREHDVLRLVSAGRTNRQIAEELFISPKTASVHVSNILAKLNVSGRGEAAAMAHRLGLFPAGAEDRLIAR, via the coding sequence ATGCTCGCCCCCGTGGAGACCAGGTCCGTCAGTCCCGTCTTCGTCGGTCGTGCCGACGAGTTGGACAACCTGAACGACGCCCTCACCCGCGCCGCCGCGGGAGAGCCCCAGGCGATTCTGATCGGCGGCGAGGCAGGGGTCGGCAAGACCAGGCTCGTCGAGGAGTTCGCCGCGGCCGCCTGCCGCCGGGGCGCCGTCGTCGCGCTCGGCGGATGTGTCGAGATCGGCGCCGACGGGCTGCCGTTCGCCGCGTTCTCCACCGCCCTGCGCGCCCTGCGCCGCGCCCTGCCGGACGAACTGGCCGCCGCCGCGGCCGGCCAGGAGGAGGAACTCGCCCGGCTCCTGCCCGAACTCGGCGAGACCCTGACCGCCCTGACCGCCCGCGGCCCCGGCCGCCCCGAGGAAGAGGGCATGGCCCGCCTCTTCGAGCTCACCGCCCGGCTCCTGGAGCACGTCGCCGCCGACCGCACGGTCGTCGTCGCCCTGGAGGACCTGCACTGGGCCGACGCCTCCACCCGCCACCTCCTGTCCTACCTGCTGCGCACCCTGCGCACCGGCCGTCTCGTCGTCCTCGCCACCTACCGCGCCGACGACATCCACCGCCGCCACCCGCTGCGCCCCCTGCTCGCCGAACTCGACCGGCTGCGCACCGTGCGGCGCCTCGAACTGGACCGCCTCACCCGCGACGAGGTCTGCCGTCAGATCGCCGGCATCCTCGCCGCCGAACCCGCCCCCGACCAGGTCGACGACATCTTCGAACGCTCCGACGGCAACGCCTTCTTCGTCGAGGAACTCGCCGTCGCCGCCCACGAGGGCTGCTGCACCGGCCTCACCGACTCGCTGCGGGACCTGCTGCTCGTCCGCGTCGAGGCGCTGCCCGAACGCGCCCAGAGCGTCGCCCGGATCGTCGCCGAGGGCGGCTCCACCGTCGAGTACCGGCTGCTGGCCGCCGTGGCCCGGCTCACCGAGGACGACCTCATCGAGGCGCTGCGGGCCGCCGTGAACGCCAACCTCCTGCTCGCCACCCCCGACGGCGACGGCTACCGCTTCCGGCACTCCCTGGTCCGCGAGGCCGTGAGCGACGACCTGCTGCCCGGCGAACGCTCCCGCCTCAACCGCCGCTACGCCGAGGCCCTCCAGAGCGACCCGACGCTGGTCCCCGCCGACGAGCGCGTCATGCGGCTGGCCAGCTACTGGTACCACGCCCACGACCCGGCCAAGGCGCTCCCGGCCGTCCTCGACGCCTCCGTCGCGGCCCGCTCCCGACGCGCCCACAGCGAGCAACTACGGCTCCTGGAACGGGCGATGGAGCTATGGGACACCGCCCCCGAGGACGTACGGTCCCGGCTGCGCCCGGTCGACTACACCGAGGTCTACCCTCCGTGCGGCTGCGACCCCGCCACCACCCCGCTGCACTACCTCGACCTCATGGCCGAGGCCGCCGTCGCCGGCCGCCTGTGCGGGGAGCGCGAACGCGCGTTGAAGATCACCAAGCGGGCGCTGCGACTGCTCCAGGACGAGTCCGACCCTCTGCGCTCCGCCTGGTTCTGGGTGCAGCGCGGCCAGCTGGTCCACGCCCTGGGCCGGGGCAGCGGCCGCGAGGAACTGGCCGCCGCGCAGGACCTGGTGCGCGGCCTGCCGCCCAGCGAGGTGCACGCCGACGTGCTCGCCCACGCCGCCAACTGGTCCATGGTCCACGCCGCCGGCCCCGACGCCTACGCCGCCGCCGAGCGCGCCGTGGAGTACGCCCGACTGGTCGGCGCCCGCGAGACCGAGCTCAACGCCCGCCAGGTCCTGGGCAACCTCATGGTCGACGCCGGCCACATCGAGGCCGGCCTCAGGGAGCTGCACGACGTCAAGGACCGCGCGCTCGCCGAGCGCTTCCCCGCCGTGGCGCTCGACGCCTACGTCAACCTGCCCTCCCAGCTGGAGGCGGTCGGCCGCTCCCGGGAGGCCGTGCCGATCCTGGAGGAGGGCCTGGCCTTCGCGCAGCGCGACGGCGTGCCCGACACCAAGGCCTGGGTGTGGGGCAACCTCGCCGAGTCCCTCCTCTCCCTGGGCCGTTGGGACGAGGCCGACCGCGCCTGCACCGCCGGGCGGGTCGGCCAGGGCATGGTGGTCCGCGGCGTCCACGCCACCCTGTGCGCCGAACTCGCGCTGGCCCGTGGCGACCTCTCCGAGGCCGCCGGCCGACTGGCCGCGGCCCAGGGCTTCTTCGGCTCCCACGAACGCGCCCCCCAGCACCATTTCCCCCTAGTCCGCCTCGCCATCGGACTCGCCGCGGTCCAGGGCCGTCCCCTGGACGCCCGGGCCGACCTCGAACGCGTCCTCGACCACGGCTTCCCGCCCGGCGCCCAGCGCTACGCCTGGCCCCTGCTGCTCGCCGGGGCCGCCGCCGAGGCCGACTCCGGTACGCGATCCCCCGCCGAGCTGCTGGAACGCATCCGCGGGGCCGCCGGACAGCTCGCCACGATCGTCCCCGTCTGGCAGGCCCACGAACGCTGGGTGCGCGCCGAACTCCTGCGCGCGCAGGGCCGTACCGACCCGGAGGACTGGTCCGAGGTCGTCGCCGCCTTCGAACGCCTGGAACGCCCCTACGACCTCGCCCGCGTCCGGCGCCGCCTGGCCGAGGCGCTCCTCTCGGCCGACGGCGGCGACGACCGCGACCGCGCCGCCGAACTGCTGCGCCTCGCCCACGCCGTCGCCGACCACCTGGGCGCCCGCCCGCTCGCCGACGAGGTCGCCCTCCTCGCCCGCCGCGCCCGCCTCTCCCTGGCCCCCGCCCCCGTCGCCCCCCTGGAGTCCCTCGGCCTGACCAGCCGCGAACACGACGTCCTCCGTCTGGTCTCCGCCGGCCGCACCAACCGCCAGATAGCCGAGGAACTCTTCATCTCCCCCAAGACAGCGAGCGTCCACGTCTCCAACATCCTCGCCAAACTGAACGTCTCCGGCCGCGGAGAGGCGGCGGCCATGGCCCACCGGCTGGGATTGTTCCCGGCGGGGGCCGAGGACCGGCTGATCGCGCGATAA
- a CDS encoding type II toxin-antitoxin system RelE/ParE family toxin yields MLYQIEFTERAAAQRDTLPEDRRKLLERGLLKLAEDPYTPVSQAVSGEDIRVVSVSPGLTVDYMVHRAFLILVSVAILDQSLLDE; encoded by the coding sequence GTGTTGTACCAGATCGAATTCACCGAACGTGCGGCAGCACAGCGCGACACGCTGCCCGAGGATCGGCGCAAGCTCTTGGAACGCGGTCTGCTGAAGCTCGCCGAGGACCCGTACACGCCGGTGTCGCAGGCAGTGAGCGGCGAGGACATCCGCGTCGTGTCCGTCTCCCCGGGGCTGACCGTCGACTACATGGTCCACCGGGCCTTTCTGATCCTGGTGTCCGTGGCGATCCTCGACCAGTCCCTCCTCGACGAGTAG
- a CDS encoding sorbosone dehydrogenase family protein: protein MIVHRRTVSAVLAVLAANALLLTAGCSSDGGGSADGGADASPSGATSAASSPSAEETPPAKGAVTVVRTVAEGLNTPWGLAPLPEGGLLVASRDQGTITLVDEKTGEKTELGEVAGVSAAGEGGLLGLALSPDYASDHMIYAYFTSASDNRIVRVIYDPKRPAGDQLGAPDTVFKGIPKGMIHNGGRIAFGPDGMLYAGTGESGDRGLAQDKKSLGGKILRLTPEGEPAPGNPFPDSPVYSYGHRNVQGLAWDSKQRLFASEFGQDTWDELNAIVPGADYGWPNAEGASDDAKYRDPIAQWHTDDASPSGIAYAEGSIWMAGLKGQRLWRIPLKGTTASADPQSFLQGEYGRLRTVVSAGGDRLWVTTSNTDGRGAPKKDDDRILELKVS, encoded by the coding sequence ATGATCGTGCACCGTCGAACCGTGTCCGCCGTGTTGGCCGTGCTGGCCGCGAACGCCCTCCTGCTGACGGCCGGCTGCTCCTCCGACGGCGGAGGGTCGGCGGACGGCGGCGCCGACGCGTCCCCGAGCGGAGCGACGTCGGCGGCGTCCTCCCCGTCCGCCGAGGAGACCCCGCCGGCCAAGGGCGCGGTGACGGTGGTGCGCACGGTCGCCGAGGGCCTGAACACCCCGTGGGGCCTCGCCCCGCTCCCCGAGGGCGGCCTGCTGGTCGCCTCCCGCGACCAGGGGACGATCACGCTCGTCGACGAGAAGACGGGCGAGAAGACCGAGCTGGGCGAAGTGGCGGGCGTCTCGGCGGCCGGCGAGGGCGGCCTCCTGGGCCTCGCCCTCTCCCCCGACTACGCCTCGGACCACATGATCTACGCGTACTTCACGTCGGCCTCCGACAACCGGATCGTCCGCGTGATCTACGACCCGAAGCGGCCCGCGGGCGATCAGCTGGGTGCGCCGGACACCGTGTTCAAGGGCATCCCCAAGGGCATGATCCACAACGGCGGCCGGATCGCCTTCGGCCCGGACGGGATGCTCTACGCGGGCACGGGCGAGAGCGGCGATCGGGGGCTGGCCCAGGACAAGAAGTCCCTCGGAGGCAAGATCCTGCGGCTGACCCCCGAGGGCGAACCGGCCCCGGGCAACCCGTTCCCGGACTCCCCGGTGTACTCGTACGGCCATCGCAATGTGCAGGGGCTGGCCTGGGACTCCAAGCAGCGGCTGTTCGCCTCGGAGTTCGGCCAGGACACCTGGGACGAGCTGAACGCGATCGTGCCAGGCGCGGACTACGGCTGGCCGAATGCAGAGGGCGCGTCCGACGACGCGAAGTACCGCGATCCGATAGCCCAGTGGCACACCGACGACGCCTCCCCCAGCGGCATCGCCTACGCCGAGGGCTCGATCTGGATGGCGGGCCTCAAGGGCCAGCGCCTGTGGCGCATCCCCCTGAAGGGCACGACCGCCTCCGCGGACCCGCAGTCCTTCCTCCAGGGCGAGTACGGCCGACTGCGCACGGTCGTCTCGGCGGGCGGCGACAGACTCTGGGTCACCACCAGCAACACGGACGGCCGGGGAGCCCCGAAGAAGGACGACGACCGGATCCTGGAACTGAAGGTGAGCTGA
- a CDS encoding aldo/keto reductase — MERRTIGAGALAVGAVGLGCMPMSWGYSGSRRRGDESLRAVHRALDLGSSLLDTADMYGPFTNELLVGRALKERREDAFVSTKVGLLVGEQHIVANGRPGYVKRACDASLRRLQTEVIDLYQLHRADPEVPVEETWGAMAELVQAGKVRALGLCAVGARGGRRTSGRLYDPTIRQLQRVQQVFPVSAVEAELSVWSPEALDALLPWCAARGVGFLAAMPLGNGFLTGTLTPGEGFEPDDMRARHPRFTAEMMAANQPIVAGLRRVAARHGEGATAAQVALAWVLAQGRHVVAVPGSKQERWATENAGAAGLRLSARDLAEVAELPGAQGSWE; from the coding sequence GTGGAGCGCAGGACGATCGGCGCGGGGGCGCTCGCGGTGGGGGCCGTCGGACTCGGGTGCATGCCGATGAGCTGGGGCTACAGCGGGTCCCGGCGACGGGGCGACGAATCCCTCAGGGCGGTGCACCGGGCGCTGGATCTGGGCTCGTCCCTGCTGGACACCGCCGACATGTACGGCCCGTTCACCAACGAGCTGCTGGTGGGGCGGGCGTTGAAGGAGCGGCGCGAGGACGCGTTCGTGTCGACGAAGGTCGGCCTCCTCGTGGGCGAGCAGCACATCGTGGCCAACGGCCGTCCCGGGTATGTGAAACGGGCCTGCGACGCGTCGCTGCGGCGACTGCAGACGGAGGTCATCGACCTCTACCAGCTGCACCGCGCCGACCCCGAGGTCCCGGTCGAGGAGACCTGGGGCGCGATGGCCGAGCTCGTACAGGCGGGCAAGGTGCGGGCGTTGGGGCTGTGCGCGGTGGGCGCGCGGGGCGGCCGACGCACGAGCGGGCGGCTGTACGACCCGACGATCAGGCAGCTGCAACGCGTCCAGCAGGTCTTCCCGGTGAGCGCGGTGGAGGCGGAGCTGTCCGTGTGGTCGCCGGAGGCGCTGGACGCCCTGCTGCCGTGGTGCGCCGCGCGCGGGGTCGGCTTCCTGGCGGCGATGCCGCTCGGCAACGGCTTCCTCACCGGCACGCTGACCCCGGGCGAGGGCTTCGAACCGGACGACATGCGCGCCCGGCACCCCCGTTTCACCGCCGAGATGATGGCCGCGAACCAGCCGATCGTGGCCGGGCTGCGCCGGGTGGCGGCCCGGCACGGGGAAGGGGCGACGGCCGCGCAGGTGGCGCTGGCGTGGGTGCTGGCGCAGGGCCGGCACGTGGTGGCGGTGCCGGGGTCCAAGCAGGAGCGGTGGGCGACGGAGAACGCGGGGGCGGCCGGACTGCGGCTGAGCGCGCGGGACCTGGCCGAGGTGGCGGAGCTGCCCGGGGCACAGGGATCGTGGGAGTGA
- a CDS encoding 2-hydroxyacid dehydrogenase, translating to MTFDTPRDVWLPIPPDEIDGLPPGLDYLFWDGGEAGDQPFPGDPARCAVYVVPYMKRQDVKVRPLREMRGLRLVQTLTAGVDDITGRLADLPDGVRLCNARGVHEASTAELALTLTLAALRGIPEFVRGQQQERWQTEFHPALADKSVLVVGYGAIGAAIEDRLVPFEVARVARVARSQRTTERGPVHPFTELAALLPEADVVILSTPLNDTTRGLVDAEFLARMKDGALLVNVARGPVVDTKALLAELESGRLTAALDVTDPEPLPPGHPLWHAPGVLISPHVGGPTSAFLPRAKRLLADQLSRFVNREPLRHVILTTGTADGP from the coding sequence ATGACCTTCGACACGCCCCGAGACGTATGGCTGCCCATCCCGCCCGACGAGATCGACGGCCTTCCGCCGGGCCTCGACTACCTGTTCTGGGACGGGGGAGAGGCCGGGGACCAGCCGTTCCCCGGCGACCCCGCGCGCTGCGCCGTGTACGTGGTGCCGTACATGAAGCGGCAGGACGTGAAGGTGCGGCCGCTGCGGGAGATGCGCGGCCTCCGGCTCGTGCAGACGCTCACCGCCGGCGTCGACGACATCACCGGGCGGCTGGCGGACCTCCCTGACGGCGTCCGGCTGTGCAACGCGCGCGGGGTGCACGAGGCGAGCACCGCCGAGCTCGCGCTCACCCTGACCCTGGCCGCCCTGCGCGGGATCCCCGAGTTCGTGCGGGGGCAGCAACAGGAGCGGTGGCAGACCGAGTTCCACCCGGCGCTGGCCGACAAGAGCGTCCTCGTCGTCGGCTACGGGGCGATCGGCGCGGCCATCGAGGACCGGCTCGTGCCGTTCGAGGTCGCGCGGGTGGCGCGCGTCGCGCGCTCCCAGCGCACGACGGAGCGCGGGCCCGTGCATCCGTTCACCGAACTGGCCGCCCTGCTCCCCGAAGCGGACGTCGTCATCCTGTCGACGCCCCTCAACGACACCACCCGCGGCCTGGTGGACGCCGAGTTCCTGGCCCGCATGAAGGACGGCGCCCTGCTGGTCAACGTCGCACGCGGCCCGGTCGTCGACACCAAGGCGCTGCTGGCCGAGCTGGAGAGCGGCCGCCTCACGGCCGCCCTGGACGTCACCGACCCCGAACCCCTGCCCCCGGGCCACCCGTTGTGGCACGCGCCCGGCGTGCTGATCAGCCCCCACGTCGGCGGACCCACCTCCGCCTTCCTGCCGCGCGCCAAGCGCCTGTTGGCGGATCAGTTGAGCCGTTTCGTGAACCGGGAGCCGCTGCGCCACGTGATCCTTACGACGGGCACGGCCGACGGACCGTGA